The following nucleotide sequence is from Thermostaphylospora chromogena.
AAACGCTGCGCCGCTCCATCGCCGAGACACCCGGTAAGTGGACCGCCACCGCCAAGCGGATCAAGGGTGTGACGGAGGAGACCACCACCGGCGTGCACCGTCTCTACGAGATGCACAAGAACGGCCGGCTGCTCTTCCCCGCCATCAACGTCAACGACTCGGTCACCAAGTCGAAGTTCGACAACAAGTACGGCTGCCGCCACTCGGTGATCGACGGCCTCAACCGCGCCACCGACGTGCTCATCGGCGGCAAGGTCGCGGTCGTGTGCGGCTACGGCGACGTGGGCAAGGGCTGCGCCGAGGCGCTGCGCGGGCAGGGGGCCCGGGTCATCGTCACCGAGATCGACCCCATCTGCGCCCTGCAGGCGGCCATGGACGGCTACCAGGTCACCACCCTGGAGGACGTCGTGGAGACCGCCGACATCTTCATCACCGCCACCGGCAACTTCAACATCATCACGGCCGAGCACATGGCCCGGATGAAGCACCAGGCGATCGTCGGCAACATCGGCCACTTCGACAACGAGATCGACATGGCCGGGCTCGCCAAGATCCCGGGCATCAAGCGGGTCAACATCAAGCCGCAGGTGGACGAGTGGGTCTTCCCCGACGGGCACTCGATCATCGTGCTCGCCGAGGGCCGGCTGATGAACCTCGGCTGCGCCACCGGCCACCCGTCGTTCGTGATGTCGAACTCCTTCACCAACCAGGTGATCGCCCAGATCGAGCTGTTCACGAAGACCGAGTCCTACCCGGTGGGCGTCTACAGGCTGCCCAAGCACCTGGACGAGAAGGTCGCCCGGCTCCACCTCGACGCCCTGGGCGTCAAGCTGACCAAGCTGACCAAGGAGCAGGCCGAGTACATCGGCGTGGACATCGAGGGGCCCTACAAGCCCGATCACTACCGCTACTAGGGAGACCGTCCGGTGGGCCGCCGATGTCCGGCGGCCCACCGCCTTTGGGGGGGAACGTGCAGTTCACAGAGTCGGGGGAGCGCCGGATCGAGTGGGCCGCCCGAGCCATGCCCGTGCTGGCGGCGGTGGGCGCCCGCTTCGCGGACGAACGGCCGCTCGATGGGCTCAAGATCGCTGCGTGTCTGCACGTCACCGCCGAGACCGCGGTCCTGCTGGGGGCACTGCGCACCGGCGGCGCGCAGATCTCCCTGGCCGCGTCCAACCCGCTGTCCACCCAGGACGACGTGGCGGCCGCGCTGGCGGAGTACGGCATCGCCGTGCACGCCAAGGCGGGGGTGGACAGGGACACCTACTACCGGCACATCCACAACGCGCTCGACCTCGCCCCCGACATCGTGCTGGACGACGGCTGCGACCTGGTCAACACCCTGCACACCGAGCGCGTGGAACTGCTGCCCGGGGTGACCGGCGGCTGTGAGGCGACCACGACGGGGATCATCCGCCTGCGGCGCATGGAAACCGAGGGGGAGCTGCGCTTTCCGATGGTGGCGGTCAACGACACGCGGATCAAGCGGATGTTCGACAACCGGTACGGCACCGGCCAGTCCACGGTGGACGGCATCATGCGGGCCACGAACACGCTGCTGGCCGGCAAGACGGTCGTCGTCGCCGGGTTCGGGTACTGCGGCCGGGGGGTCGCGGAGCGGGCCAGAGGGCTGGGCGCGCGCGTGATCGTGACCGAGATCGACCCGGTCAAGGGGCTGGACGCCCTGCTGCAGGGCTACGAGGTCCGGCCCATGGCCGCCGCCGCCGAGGTGGGTGACGTCTTCATCACCGTCACCGGCAACCGCGACGTGATCCGGCGCGAGCACCTGGAGGTCATGAAGGACGGTGCGATCCTCGCCAACGCCGGGCACTTCGACGTGGAGATCGACGTGCGGGCGCTGGAGGGGATGGCGGAGGCCGTCAACCCGGACGTGCGGCCGAACACCGACGAGTACGTGCTGCCGGACGGCCGTCGCCTGCTCCTGCTGGCCGAGGGCCGCCTGGTCAACCTGACGGCCGCCGAGGGGCATCCGGCCGCCGTCATGGACATGTCGTTCTCGGCGCAGGCGCTCGCCGTGGCCTGGCTGGTCCGGGAGCGGGAGCGGCTCGCACCCGGGGTGTACGACGTGCCGGGGGAGATCGATGCCGAGGTGGCGCGGTTGAAGCTGGCCGCCGCCGGCGTGCAGATCGATACCCTCACCGCAGACCAGGAGGTCTACCTGCGCTCCTGGCGGCTGGGCTCCTGACCGGGCCGCCGGGTCAGACGCCGATACGCCGCAGACGGTCGATCTCGACCCCCTGGGTGATGGCGATCTCCTCGGCGAGCTCGCGGACCCGGACGTGGGAGCCTTCGGCGAGCACCTGCCGGGCCATGACGATCGCGCCCCGGTGATGGGCGGTCATCAGCTCGACGAACAGCCGGTCGAACTCGGCGCCGGTGGCGGCCCGGAGCGCGCTGAGCTGCTCCGGGGTGGCCATCCCCGGCATGCCCCGGTGTCCGGCGTGGTGGTCGGGCACTCGCTGGCCCTGCTCGCGCAGCCAAGCCGTCATGGCGGCGATCTCCGGCGCCTGGGCGTCCTTGATCCGGGCGGCGAACCGTTTCAGCTCCGCCGACCGCGCGCGGCTCGGGGCGAGCAGCGCCATGTCGATCGCCTGCCGATGATGGATGATCATGTCCTGCATGAAGCGGACGTCGGAGGCGTTCGCGGTGGGGGAGGGAACGGCGGTGGCCGCCTCGTCCGGGCTCAGGGTCTTGGCGGGCTCGCCGGGCTTGCCGGGCGCGATGACGGGCCCGGACGGCCGGGCGGCGGTGACTTCGGCGGGTGAGGTGCAGCCGGTGGCCAGCGCGGCGACGCCGAGACCGATGGCGAGCAAGGTGCGCACCCGTCCTCCTTTGAATTCTGTGACGGTGCACATTAACTCCGGTTGTGGTCACTGGTAAAGGCGGCACGCTGCCATATTTCTTAACACATTGCTGCCTAGATGGTGGAACCGGGTGGAGGCACACTTTGCTCATTTATGAGCACCTTATTGGTGCAGGTCAGATTTGGTGCGCGTGAGAAATGTGTGCCATCGGCAACAAGGAGGTACCCGAGTGTTCACCCTCAGGAGGGTGGGGCTGGCGGGGCGTGTCTCCATCGTGGCGGGGGTCGTGACGATGATGGCGCTGTCCGCGATGCCCGCCCAGGCGGCGAACCCCGCTCCCGGCGAGATCGCCATGAGTGAGAACGTCCGCCAGGTGGCGAACGTG
It contains:
- a CDS encoding adenosylhomocysteinase, producing MSGGPPPLGGNVQFTESGERRIEWAARAMPVLAAVGARFADERPLDGLKIAACLHVTAETAVLLGALRTGGAQISLAASNPLSTQDDVAAALAEYGIAVHAKAGVDRDTYYRHIHNALDLAPDIVLDDGCDLVNTLHTERVELLPGVTGGCEATTTGIIRLRRMETEGELRFPMVAVNDTRIKRMFDNRYGTGQSTVDGIMRATNTLLAGKTVVVAGFGYCGRGVAERARGLGARVIVTEIDPVKGLDALLQGYEVRPMAAAAEVGDVFITVTGNRDVIRREHLEVMKDGAILANAGHFDVEIDVRALEGMAEAVNPDVRPNTDEYVLPDGRRLLLLAEGRLVNLTAAEGHPAAVMDMSFSAQALAVAWLVRERERLAPGVYDVPGEIDAEVARLKLAAAGVQIDTLTADQEVYLRSWRLGS
- the ahcY gene encoding adenosylhomocysteinase — translated: MHSMDFKVADLSLAAFGRKEIQLAEHEMPGLMAIRKEYAGSRPLSGAKITGSLHMTIQTAVLIETLVELGAEVRWASCNIFSTQDHAAAAVVVGPDGTPDDPKGVPVFAWKGETLEEYWWCTEQALTWPGGDGPNMILDDGGDATLLVHKGAEYEAAGAVPTPNEDDPEEWKVVLETLRRSIAETPGKWTATAKRIKGVTEETTTGVHRLYEMHKNGRLLFPAINVNDSVTKSKFDNKYGCRHSVIDGLNRATDVLIGGKVAVVCGYGDVGKGCAEALRGQGARVIVTEIDPICALQAAMDGYQVTTLEDVVETADIFITATGNFNIITAEHMARMKHQAIVGNIGHFDNEIDMAGLAKIPGIKRVNIKPQVDEWVFPDGHSIIVLAEGRLMNLGCATGHPSFVMSNSFTNQVIAQIELFTKTESYPVGVYRLPKHLDEKVARLHLDALGVKLTKLTKEQAEYIGVDIEGPYKPDHYRY
- a CDS encoding DUF305 domain-containing protein, with the protein product MRTLLAIGLGVAALATGCTSPAEVTAARPSGPVIAPGKPGEPAKTLSPDEAATAVPSPTANASDVRFMQDMIIHHRQAIDMALLAPSRARSAELKRFAARIKDAQAPEIAAMTAWLREQGQRVPDHHAGHRGMPGMATPEQLSALRAATGAEFDRLFVELMTAHHRGAIVMARQVLAEGSHVRVRELAEEIAITQGVEIDRLRRIGV